In Oxobacter pfennigii, the genomic window ATAGTCTCCAGGTTAAATATATAGGAGCTTCTTATTTTAGGTATGATTTCTTTAAAGAACATTTTGCTTTCGTTAAATAAAAGTACAAAATGGTCTTCCAGCCCAAAGGAGGGGGTGAAGTGAAGGTTGCTATTCAAATATTCCTGAATTAAGAGCATCGCATTTTTAGGTATATTGGGCTTTTTAAATGCTATGATACACATTCGATATTTATGGTTCTTTTTCCAGTTCATATACATGAGGAATTGATCTATTTCATCCTGGCTTACAGTTTGACCTTGTATCAGCTTAAGTATATTGTTGTTTATAAATATTTTTTTATCTTCCCGGTTTATCCTATAAAGCACCCTTCCCATGATGTTGCACATATACTGCATAAGATGTATATCACCTTGGGTTAGCTTGCGCCAGTATTCTAAAACAGTAATCCGGCCATATACAACATTGTTATATCGAACCAGGGACATTAGTACACTTGCACGATCCCCGGTAGGGGGATTAACACAATACAGCGGCTTATTAACAGGCTCTGCTTCCAATTTTTTAACTATATCCTCGAAAATATTATAGTTTGTAACGGACAGATATCCATATTCTGAAAGATGCTTCCATTCCGGATTCAAATCATAATCCACCTGGCCGCTCATAGCTAAAAGCTTATTGTTGCTGTCAACGAATACCAGAGGCGAACGAAAAATATCCCAGCTCTCATCGATTATATTCTGAAAATTTTGAACCTCCATATTTCTGTAAAGCATCTCATCCCAGTCGGAATACTTATCAAAAATATTTTGTATCAACTCCAGTGCGTCTTCCTTATCTATATTTTTTATACGTATATAATTGTTTTCTCCCTCACCCATGAGCAAGGCATCTTGTCCATTTTGTACCAGTACAAGACAGTCTTTTTTAAGCTCAAAATGCACGCTTTTATAGCGCCTTGCAGACTCATTTATATTAAATTCCGCATCTTTGCCTTCCAGCTGGTTGGCCACCATCCACATGCTTATTTTCATGACCGCCCACTCCTCTCATTAATATAATTGAACTGCATTTACAAAATCTTCTTTATTTATATATTACATTTTTTGCCATCAAATTGGAATATTTTAAACTTTTCAAATGTTAAATTTTTGAGGTTTTTTCAGTGTCCTAAATTTTGAATATACGCAAGTGCATTATATATAGCTTCCTTTAATATCATTTCCTTTTATACAAGCTTCTGTTAATACAAGTTCTTGTTTATGCAAGTTCCCATTTATGTGAGTTTTCGTTTATGTATTTATGTTTATATTTAGGCTAAACCTATGATTATACACAGAAATAAATAATATTTATAATGCCATTTTATTATTGTTTTGTTTGTGTTAATATTCATTTAGGTGAATTATCTCAAAAATGAAACAATTATGCTGTTATCGAGGTGAAAATATGACGAAATTTTTCAATGGAAAACCAATTGAACTACTGGCCCCTGCGGGCACAATGGATACCTTCAGACAAATGGTTAAAGCAAATTGCGATGCAATTTACCTTGGCGGCAAATCATTGAACATGAGGATGATGAGAAAGGGCTTCAACCTCTCTGACGAAGAAATACTTGAAGCTGTGTATTTGGCCCATAACAATGATAAAAAAATATATATAACCGTTAATAATATGCTGAACGAATATGAAATAGATGAAGCAACTGAATACCTTCATTTTTTAAGCAATGCCAAGATTGACGGTATAATCGTACAGGACTTTGCTGTTTTGCAGATATGCAGGGAACACAACCTAAAAAATTTTGAAATACATTCCTCAGTAATGATGAATGTACACAATATTGAATTTGTAAAAAAGCTTAAAGAGTTCGGGGTGACAAGGGTAGTACTGTCAAGAGAGATGGATTTGAAATCCGTTAAATACCTTCAAAGCCAGACAGGTATCGAAACTGAATATTTTGTTCATGGAGACATGTGCATAGTAAACGGGGCAAATTGCTATTACAGCTCCATAGTTTTAGGCAACAGCTCCAACAGGGGAAGGTGCTTTAAACCCTGCCGCTGGGCTTATAAGTTAAAGAAGGACGGTTCTTTATACTCAACAGAATACCCCCTTGCAGCAAAGGATATGTACATGTATGAGAACATACCCGAGCTTATTGAAGCAAATGTCACTTCTTTTAAAGTTGAAGGCCGCATGAGGGAAACGGACTTTATCATCAACCTTGTAAACACCTACGGTGATGCCATAGACAGATATATAGACAACCCCTTGAATTATGACAGAAAAAAACAGGCTACGGAGTTATTTGAGCACAGAAAGCGCGACTTTACAACTGCTTATGCATTTAGCAAACCCGGATTGGATTTTATCAATACCCGGTACGAAGGCACCGGGAAGTTTTACTCTACGGGCAAAGTATTTTCTTCTCCTACTGAAGAGCCTGAAATTGCAAACAGCACCATTGATGATGTAAGAGAAGAATTGGATAAATTCTCAGACCATAAAGCTTCAAATCAAAGGCTGTCTGTCAAAGTCAACAATTATGAGCAGGCTAAGCTTTGCATAGAACTTGGGGTTGACCGCATTTACCTTGCCTGTGAAGTTCTTGCCCCCAATACATTTATGACTTCAGAACAGCTTGAACATCTGGTAAGTATTAAAAACAACATCCAGATTTATCTCGATCTTCCCC contains:
- a CDS encoding PucR family transcriptional regulator, which translates into the protein MKISMWMVANQLEGKDAEFNINESARRYKSVHFELKKDCLVLVQNGQDALLMGEGENNYIRIKNIDKEDALELIQNIFDKYSDWDEMLYRNMEVQNFQNIIDESWDIFRSPLVFVDSNNKLLAMSGQVDYDLNPEWKHLSEYGYLSVTNYNIFEDIVKKLEAEPVNKPLYCVNPPTGDRASVLMSLVRYNNVVYGRITVLEYWRKLTQGDIHLMQYMCNIMGRVLYRINREDKKIFINNNILKLIQGQTVSQDEIDQFLMYMNWKKNHKYRMCIIAFKKPNIPKNAMLLIQEYLNSNLHFTPSFGLEDHFVLLFNESKMFFKEIIPKIRSSYIFNLETIFGTSLQFDSLNKLTLYVKQAHFAIKYGYQKNPEARFFTFYKHALDYILSSKDNDEKYYACHPDVLEIWNSNPSANNDSLLTLGEYLACERSLLQASKNLFMHKNTLSYRVNKIIANMAYDIGDKYTREYILTSIRMLFFLSK
- a CDS encoding peptidase U32 family protein, giving the protein MTKFFNGKPIELLAPAGTMDTFRQMVKANCDAIYLGGKSLNMRMMRKGFNLSDEEILEAVYLAHNNDKKIYITVNNMLNEYEIDEATEYLHFLSNAKIDGIIVQDFAVLQICREHNLKNFEIHSSVMMNVHNIEFVKKLKEFGVTRVVLSREMDLKSVKYLQSQTGIETEYFVHGDMCIVNGANCYYSSIVLGNSSNRGRCFKPCRWAYKLKKDGSLYSTEYPLAAKDMYMYENIPELIEANVTSFKVEGRMRETDFIINLVNTYGDAIDRYIDNPLNYDRKKQATELFEHRKRDFTTAYAFSKPGLDFINTRYEGTGKFYSTGKVFSSPTEEPEIANSTIDDVREELDKFSDHKASNQRLSVKVNNYEQAKLCIELGVDRIYLACEVLAPNTFMTSEQLEHLVSIKNNIQIYLDLPQMMNELHFDVMDQYLEKYGHLFDGLLVSNLGSIKKYAGKYPVITNFSSNIYNHKALEFYENQGVKEATASIEIKRNELSKFLSMAKIPLELIVHGPLKVMYLDHNLYDNASAFEAFEKSDNKYVDNSILVLVTDKGENPVYIDQYGRNHLFTSKELCLMPVLDALDYECIKRLRIEGQTYTIEELRSIIDIYKKAIKDKSQCRVLFNEMKSKRAGFTLGALNFTI